A region from the Bacteroidota bacterium genome encodes:
- a CDS encoding phosphotransferase codes for MQSEVFFQFDEPEALIQFLNENGWIATDETVEEISKAGEGNMNFVARIRTSKRSVIFKQSRPWVEKYPQIAAPVERIESEITFYEAVKPYPVIAGGMPALLAIAPASRCALFEDLGKVEDYTNMYSGDLAPATEIRQLISWLGTLHNASFDPTLRSSLANKAMRQLNHAHLFDIPLQPENGLALDDITSGLQAQATKLQKNEAFIRQIEQLGKLYMEDGTTLLHGDFYPGSWVRTVTGPKVIDPEFGFFGPASYDVGVCMAHLLIAGFGATEIKHLMEAYKAPAEFDKLLACQFAGMEIMRRLIGVAQLPVDKTLATKVELLDQATQLVLAPQNYNWID; via the coding sequence ATGCAATCCGAAGTCTTTTTTCAGTTTGATGAGCCGGAAGCCCTGATTCAATTTCTGAATGAAAACGGGTGGATTGCTACAGATGAAACAGTAGAAGAAATTTCCAAAGCGGGTGAGGGTAACATGAACTTTGTTGCACGCATCCGTACCAGCAAACGCTCCGTTATTTTCAAGCAATCACGCCCGTGGGTAGAAAAATACCCGCAAATAGCTGCGCCTGTGGAACGTATTGAAAGCGAAATTACGTTTTACGAAGCCGTGAAACCGTACCCGGTTATTGCCGGTGGCATGCCGGCTTTGCTTGCTATTGCTCCCGCATCGCGGTGCGCCCTGTTTGAAGACCTGGGAAAGGTGGAAGACTACACAAACATGTACAGCGGAGACCTGGCGCCGGCAACGGAGATCCGCCAATTAATCAGCTGGCTGGGTACACTGCACAACGCATCATTTGACCCGACCCTCCGATCATCACTGGCCAACAAAGCCATGCGCCAGCTCAATCACGCCCATCTTTTTGATATCCCCCTCCAACCGGAAAACGGACTCGCGCTTGATGACATCACGTCTGGTCTGCAAGCCCAGGCAACCAAGCTGCAAAAAAACGAGGCCTTTATCCGACAAATCGAGCAACTGGGCAAGCTGTACATGGAAGATGGTACAACCCTGCTGCATGGCGACTTCTATCCGGGCAGTTGGGTGCGCACGGTAACGGGCCCAAAAGTCATTGACCCCGAGTTCGGATTTTTTGGTCCAGCAAGCTATGACGTTGGGGTCTGCATGGCGCACCTGTTGATTGCAGGGTTTGGTGCAACAGAAATCAAGCACCTCATGGAAGCGTATAAAGCGCCCGCAGAATTTGATAAGCTACTCGCCTGTCAGTTTGCCGGCATGGAAATAATGCGCAGGTTGATTGGGGTTGCCCAGTTACCAGTAGACAAAACCCTGGCCACAAAAGTAGAGCTACTAGATCAGGCAACGCAACTTGTGCTAGCACCGCAAAACTACAATTGGATCGATTAA